One window of the Podospora pseudocomata strain CBS 415.72m chromosome 7, whole genome shotgun sequence genome contains the following:
- the MRH4 gene encoding RNA helicase (EggNog:ENOG503NY0Q; COG:A), with product MWKRARESVCLICRSASTPTRALLEPAQPWLGQRTFATRRPERPSRMVLSDRVARGPSSPPGKGDAPKKPRNKPDGPWAGMNRTVANIDRTRSPAKFASTRGRDDGNGKDDRRGGKERDFKALKMQRALSTVPYSLRQAVKARLTEIESFDQFDLRQDVKDAVTNEVLKGMTDIKPTPVQKLAISAMLGNPLKELRIRRRSKDALQREEFLLAAETGSGKTLAYLLPTIHHLRKQEAEDENVTRYNERLQVEREHRNGAPVSEWIEKFEPHPNTARPRAIVLVPTAELVEQVYKVAKSISHVAKFKVRPLSANYNPAKIQRNLYSHGGIDMIISTPHILAKIAERDPNILSRVHHLVIDEADSLFDRSFSPETGKIVDRSLPSLKQMVLCSATIPRRLDNYLDAHFPNIQRIVTPNLHAIPRRVQLGVIDVSKDPYRNNKLLACADAIWSIGKDAASHDGPGGPGEIDVKRIMVFVNERDSTQEVTDYLISKGIDAVALHRDTSDQRQAEALATFTSNEPLRITKEESEKRAQLVKSRRHLPNTKVIVATDLASRGIDTLAVRHVVLYDVPHTTIDFIHRLGRAGRMGRRGRGIVLVGKNDRRDVVAEVKESMYMGQALI from the coding sequence ATGTGGAAGAGAGCACGGGAATCCGTCTGCCTGATCTGCCGGTCGGCGTCAACACCTACCAGAGCTCTTTTGGAGCCAGCCCAGCCATGGCTGGGCCAGAGAACCTTTGCGACAAGGCGACCGGAGCGGCCGTCCCGCATGGTGCTCTCTGACAGAGTCGCCCGTGGcccctcatcaccgcctGGGAAAGGTGATGCCCCCAAAAAACCTCGAAACAAACCAGACGGCCCTTGGGCCGGCATGAACCGAACAGTAGCCAACATCGACCGCACTCGATCCCCTGCGAAGTTTGCCTCAACTCGTGGCCGCGACGATGGGAACGGCAAGGATGACAGGAGGGGCGGCAAGGAGCGAGATTTCAAGGCGTTGAAGATGCAGCGCGCCCTATCTACTGTACCCTATTCTCTACGACAGGCCGTCAAAGCACGACTTACCGAGATCGAATCGTTTGACCAGTTTGACCTCAGGCAAGACGTGAAGGATGCCGTCACAAACGAGGTTTTGAAGGGCATGACGGATATCAAGCCAACACCAGTGCAAAAGCTGGCCATCTCAGCCATGTTGGGCAACCCACTGAAAGAGCTCAGAATAAGGAGGAGGTCCAAGGATGCTTTACAGAGGGAGGAGTTCTTGTTGGCCGCCGAGACCGGTTCTGGCAAAACGCTGGCGTATCTTTTGCCAACAATTCACCACCTTCGGAAacaggaggccgaggatgagaacgTCACCAGGTACAACGAACGTCTCCAAGTCGAAAGAGAACACCGCAACGGTGCGCCGGTATCCGAGTGGATCGAGAAGTTTGAACCACATCCTAATACTGCTCGCCCCCGCGCCATCGTACTGGTGCCGACAGCCGAGCTGGTTGAGCAAGTCTACAAGGTTGCGAAGTCCATCTCCCACGTGGCCAAGTTCAAGGTCCGCCCTCTTTCGGCCAACTACAATCCCGCCAAGATCCAACGCAACTTGTACAGCCATGGCGGGATCGATATGATCATCTCTACTCCTCACATTCTCGCCAAGATCGCGGAAAGGGACCCCAACATCCTTTCTCGGGTTCACCACCTCGTCATTGACGAGGCTGACTCTCTGTTTGATCGGTCTTTCTCCCCCGAGACCGGAAAGATTGTGGATCGCTCGCTGCCTTCGCTCAAGCAAATGGTTCTCTGCTCGGCCACCATCCCTCGTCGCCTCGACAACTACTTGGATGCCCATTTCCCCAACATCCAACGCATTGTCACTCCTAACCTCCATGCTATCCCCCGTCGTGTCCAACTCGGTGTGATTGATGTGTCCAAAGACCCATACAGAAACAACAAGCTTCTCGCCTGCGCCGATGCCATCTGGTCCATCGGCAAGGACGCCGCCTCTCACGACGGCCCTGGTGGTCCAGGTGAAATCGACGTCAAGCGCATCATGGTCTTTGTCAACGAGCGTGACAGCACACAAGAGGTCACGGACTACCTCATCAGCAAGGGTATCGATGCGGTAGCGCTGCACAGAGACACGTCTGACCAGCGCCAGGCGGAGGCTCTCGCCACATTCACCAGCAACGAGCCCCTCAGGATTACCAAGGAGGAATCAGAGAAGAGGGCTCAGCTTGTCAAGAGCAGGAGACATTTGCCCAACACCAAGGTGATTGTCGCCACGGATCTGGCGTCGAGAGGTATCGACACCCTGGCGGTGAGGCATGTGGTGCTGTATGATGTGCCGCACACCACGATCGATTTCATCCATCGCTTGGGCAGAGCGGGCagaatggggaggagaggaaggggtaTCGTGCTGGTGGGGAAGAATGACAGGAGAGATGTAGTggcggaggtgaaggagagcATGTATATGGGACAGGCCCTGATTTAG
- a CDS encoding hypothetical protein (EggNog:ENOG503NVWM), which produces MDDYMFKSYVADCKVAQEATSYLEIFNYSDPTLSTVEEHRFRLDELPDEFGNFCHRRGAFAPPKLKPGVSLFSGIRLILQQNAKHPETFTPSYISLSHSNYTLMVRALKLPFRGIESTSVVGPFFWCALDPDVDPSSSSTPPNLQLIFRKSDVRKKGLTRGWELMLSHDFSTGITTGFAKGTPSSDMVTAIKHLKECAGQVLHPFLLPIIVLSHDLSAKNDQKQRDAREWLRKLEHAVSMRNEVLEEEAQYIKDNMVDLDQINRDLVECHSQVLWKRPQAYLEIVRVMKEGMAEFWAIVDGMMDSDGGGSRYRVGGETGKVHRSMLARLEFYRAKLNGIENYAHTTLERLGIQRAALYNIIAQKESKLSLKMAGEQRRLAHNAKRDSSSMKTLSLLGAIFLPATYLASVFSMTFFDFNDNNNHSRNNGPVSSGGGGEERENQVVSPDLWIYFVITVPLTLLIVLIWRIWDKRRDKKYEAEDADIEKGIEAMEQQIMTAMRKRTLSKVRTWEVGKF; this is translated from the exons ATGGATGATTACATGTTCAAGAGCTATGTCGCCGACTGCAAGGTTGCGCAAGAGGCGACGAGTTATCTGGAGATTTTCAACTACTCG GACCCAACCCTCAGCACGGTAGAAGAACACCGCTTCCGACTAGACGAGCTACCAGATGAATTTGGGAACTTCTGCCATCGCCGG GGCGCATTCGCACCCCCCAAACTAAAACCCGgcgtctccctcttctccggtatccgcctcatcctccaGCAAAACGCCAAACACCCCGAgaccttcaccccctcctacATCTCCCTCTCGCACTCAAACTACACCCTCATGGTCCGGGCCCTCAAGCTCCCCTTTCGAGGAATCGAATCGACCTCGGTCGTGGGACCCTTCTTCTGGTGCGCCCTCGACCCCGACGTcgacccttcttcttcctccaccccgCCGAACCTGCAGCTCATCTTCCGCAAAAGCGACGTCCGAAAAAAGGGCCTGACCCGCGGCTGGGAGCTGATGCTGTCGCACGACTTTTCCACGGGCATCACGACCGGTTTTGCCAAAGGAACGCCGAGCAGCGACATGGTCACTGCCATCAAGCATCTGAAGGAGTGCGCCGGGCAGGTTTTGCATCCTTTCCTGCTCCCGATCATTGTTCTGTCTCATGACTTGAGCGCAAAGAATGATCAGAAGCAGAGGGATGCGAGGGAGtggttgaggaagctggagcaCGCGGTTAGCATGAGGAATgaggtcttggaggaggaggcgcagTATATAAAGGATAACATGGTTGATCTGGACCAGATCAACCGGGATCTGGTCGAGTGTCACTCGCAGGTGCTGTGGAAGAGGCCGCAGGCGTATTTGGAGATTGTGAGGGTTatgaaggaggggatggcCGAGTTTTGGGCGATtgtggatgggatgatggacagtgatggaggggggagtaggtatagggtgggaggggagacgGGAAAGGTGCACAGGAGTATgctggcgaggttggagttTTATCGGGCAAAGCTGAATGGGATCGAGAACTACGCTCATACTAcgctggagaggttggggattCAGAGGGCGGCG CTCTACAACATCATCGCCCAGAAAGAGTCAAAGCTCTCCCTCAAGATGGCCGGGGAACAGCGCCGCCTCGCCCACAACGCCAAACGCGATTCCTCCTCGATGAAGACCCTCTCCCTGCTTGGCGCGATATTCCTCCCGGCAACCTACCTCGCTTCGGTGTTCAGCATGACATTCTTTGacttcaacgacaacaacaatcacTCCCGCAACAACGGGCCCGTCTCcagcggtggcggtggcgaaGAAAGAGAGAACCAGGTCGTGTCCCCGGATTTATGGATTTATTTCGTCATTACTGTTCCATTGACGCTGCTGATTGTCCTGATCTGGAGGATATGGGACAAGCGCCGAGACAAAAAGTACGAAGCCGAAGACGCAGACATCGAGAAGGGGATCGAGGCAATGGAGCAGCAGATCATGACGGccatgaggaagaggacgcTGAGCAAGGTTAGGACGTGGGAGGTCGGGAAGTTttag
- the TPK2_2 gene encoding cAMP-dependent protein kinase catalytic subunit (COG:T; EggNog:ENOG503NU4K), producing MPLGEAIGNLLKKKRTKEGNQDSSTHSNPASPVTPTTAKSLEHPTLPLAPSQPVAASSQPASTATAHPGPAEASAEPPVTMNTNNPHTQGFSAPQHTPSPGTENHQNIPRISNLINYPQQHDGPAGGYQQHMGAPAPQYTTHPPSTGMPGQQQLPLPQQPQPQQQQQQQYPQQQQQHGMLHQQQPHQPLPQQQPQQQVQQVQQNTAEQPRVTKGKYSLNDFDFRRTLGTGSFGRVHLVQSRHNQRFYAVKVLKKQQVVKMKQIEHTNDERKMLAEVKHPFLITLWGTFQDSKNLYMVMDFVEGGELFSLLRKSGRFPNPVAKFYAAEVTLALEYLHARNIIYRDLKPENLLLDRHGHIKITDFGFAKRVPDKTWTLCGTPDYLAPEVVSNKGYNKSVDWWSLGILIYEMLCGYTPFWDSGSPMKIYENILKGRIKYPAYLNPDAQDLLERLITPDLSKRLGNLYQGSQDVKNHIWFQEVTWDRLARKDIDAPYSPPVKPGAGDASQFDRYAEEQEKYGQTGPDPHGSLFPDF from the exons ATGCCTTTAGGTGAGGCCATCGGTaacctcctcaagaagaagcggacCAAAGAGGGCAACCAGGACTCTTCAACGCACAGCAACCCCGCGAGCCCTGTGACacccaccacagccaagaGCCTCGAGCACCCTACCCTGCCGCTTGCGCCTTCGCAACCGGTGGCTGCGTCATCACAACCTGCTTCCACTGCCACCGCACACCCAGGGCCGGCCGAAGCGTCGGCCGAACCGCCAGTCACCAtgaacaccaacaacccacacACACAGGGTTTCTCTGCTCCCCAGCATACACCTTCACCAGGGACCGAGAACCATCAAAACATCCCACGCATCTCGAATCTCATAAACTACCCACAACAGCATGATGGACCGGCTGGTGGGTACCAACAGCATATGGGAGCTCCCGCTCCTCAGTACACCACACATCCACCCAGCACAGGAATGCccgggcagcagcagttgcCATTGCCacagcaacctcaacctcaacaacaacaacaacaacaatatccgcagcaacagcagcagcatggtatgcttcaccaacaacagccacaccagccactgccccagcagcaaccacaacagcaagTACAACAAGTGCAACAAAACACGGCAGAACAACCACGCGTCACCAAGGGAAAGTATTCTTTGAACGACTTTGATTTTAGGCGGACCCTGGGAACTGGCAGTTTCGGCCGAGTCCACCTGGTGCAGTCACGCCACAACCAACGGTTTTATGCCGTCAAGGtgctgaagaagcagcaagTGGTCAAGATGAAGCAAATTGAGCACACCAATGACGAAAGAAAAATGCTGGCCGAGGTCAAGCACCCGTTCTTGATCACTCTTTGGGGTACTTTTCAAGATTCAAAGAATCTGTACATGGTGATGGACtttgtggaaggaggagagttATTTTCTCTGCTGAGAAAATCAGGG CGTTTCCCAAACCCCGTGGCCAAGTTTTATGCGGCCGAAGTGACGCTGGCACTCGAGTACCTGCACGCTCGCAACATTATCTACCGGGATTTGAAGCCCGAAAACCTTTTGCTGGACCGCCATGGGCACATCAAGATTACAGACTTTGGATTTGCCAAGCGCGTGCCGGACAAGACGTGGACGTTGTGCGGGACGCCCGACTACCTTGCTCCCGAGGTTGTCAGCAACAAGGGGTACAACAAGTCTGTTGACTGGTGGTCGCTGGGGATCTTGATTTACGAGATGCTCTGCGGGTATACTCCATTTTGGGACAGCGGCTCTCCCATGAAGATATACGAAAACATCCTCAAGGGCAGGATCAAGTACCCGGCCTACCTGAACCCGGACGCGCAGGACCTCTTGGAACGGCTGATCACGCCGGACCTTAGCAAGCGGCTGGGCAACTTGTACCAGGGGTCGCAGGACGTGAAGAACCACATTTGGTTTCAAGAGGTGACGTGGGACAGGCTGGCCAGGAAGGACATTGACGCGCCGTACTCGCCTCCGGTGAAgccgggggcgggggatgcGAGCCAGTTTGATCGGTAtgcggaggagcaggagaagtATGGGCAGACGGGGCCTGATCC ACATGGGTCTTTGTTCCCGGATTTCTAG
- a CDS encoding hypothetical protein (COG:U; BUSCO:EOG092628SP; EggNog:ENOG503NVBJ), whose protein sequence is MLFKSTLSALWLAASAWAAGQNDEGDVKSIGLRTHTLVQPYLDSDMQSRWYDFGGDTIIRTDQYIRLTSDHPSQMGWLFSRVPLTATNWEIEVEFKIHGKGQLYGDGFAMWLTRERGKMGPVFGAADKFEGLGIFFDTYKNNRPGVVFPYVMAMVGDGHTSYDKDTDGKSTEFAGCSARGIRHATVPTKLRLTYFQDKYLKLELQYKSEGEWTMCFETNTPPTIPQVAYLGFSAETGELSDNHDIISINAKNLYTSQPNAGKSTPGSNKGGKKSYGGQEGGSSWTWFFMKIFFFFAVLGGAYVGFTAYRAKNQRSHRF, encoded by the exons ATGCTGTTTAAGTCGACCCTGTCAGCCCTGTGGCTGGCTGCGTCTGCTTGGGCCGCCGGCCAGAATGACGAGGGGGATGTCAAGAGCATAGGG TTGAGGACACACACACTCGTGCAG CCCTACCTTGACAGTGACATGCAAAGTCGGTGGTATGACTTTGGAGGGGACACGATTATCCGTACCGACCA GTACATCCGCCTGACCTCGGACCACCCCTCGCAGATGGGATGGCTCTTTAGCAGAGTGCCATTGACCGCCACAAACTGGGAAATCGAGGTGGAATTCAAGATCCACGGCAAGGGCCAGCTCTACGGCGACGGGTTCGCCATGTGGCTCACACGAGAGCGCGGCAAGATGGGCCCCGTCTTTGGCGCCGCCGACAAGTTTGAGGGTCTCGGTATCTTTTTCGACACGTACAAGAACAACCGCCCCGGCGTCGTGTTCCCCTACGTCATGGCCATGGTTGGCGACGGCCACACCTCGTACGACAAGGACACGGACGGAAAGAGCACCGAGTTTGCCGGCTGCTCGGCCAGGGGCATCAGACACGCCACCGTTCCCACCAAGCTTCGCCTGACGTACTTCCAGGACAAGTACCTCAAGCTGGAGCTGCAGTACAAGAGCGAGGGCGAGTGGACCATGTGCTTTGAGACGAACACTCCCCCCACGATTCCCCAGGTGGCGTACCTGGGCTTCAGCGCCGAGACGGGCGAGCTGAGCGATAATCACGACATCATTTCGATCAATGCGAAGAATCTGTATACGTCCCAGCCGAACGCGGGCAAGTCTACTCCTGGGAGCAACAAGGGGGGCAAGAAGTCTTATGGCGGACAGGAGGGGGGTAGCAGCTGGACTTGGTTCTTTATGAagattttcttcttctttgcggtGCTGGGTGGTGCGTATGTTGGGTTTACTGCGTACAGGGCCAAGAACCAGAGGAGCCACCGGTTTTAG
- a CDS encoding hypothetical protein (COG:S; EggNog:ENOG503PE6J): protein MEIEGVDPSYTDEEGRTALIVAAMVENEKAVDILLEDPTLDPNHRDQTGRTALAWAALRSHRSILARLLAMESIDADIVDVNGKTPLLELCTGLDNWNSGAESEAVIRQLLASGRVNINARDSEGRTAVMMVAKTATEALFRLFLSQPGIELEAEDENRANVLLHAGIGENWRVVEILLELGRLDLNCKISDEASHELRLRGQTIFSMAMAHGPERVRERLFMENDIDVNTQDRNGNTLLKLATEYGHASIVDRILGIEGVNPNITAHAGETALMAAINGLSEEMADTLLKHKSIDPEKRNPDGRTPLSLAAERGLLQTVRRLLSFDQVDPDSRDNDGRSPLSWTISPSWNLRPQDTAASRKKVAQELLETGRVDLSAEDTEGYTLVERAISDFRGDDILELLLAREDVNLNCVDKQGRDFLKMVLDRREPVLSRKICGILGVCYEDLEILDNPPVTHASEDTSSEGEDRVVMAMKWGRGLTGCRLELGVQREADYDGDRVEEWSLCKRCDTINLDEAFSRRSSSYWGNLIAKFDEPPSEKSQQSCGFCRLIASVHPAPSADSNTAEEQDQFELRAFSSLLIWLCEGSEDFYSNLPEDLIDTLFLAVVTSSGMKSDGYPDMQNMSDINGSETFEPVICSGFIARVGSNCSYRGRALSVKHVPFNEVDFGQIKSWIADCTGNHSDAVCNPTQVHEIPHFRLIHCATRDIVHIDTAPPPHTALSYVWGAVQDGPQNQHSLAGLKMETVVEDAIKVTLALGYEYLWVDRYCVDQTPGSVKDEQLRHMNFVYHGAEVTIIDAAGEESSFGLPGVSQRFRKRPPAIKVQGYILTTIPPEPSREIKSSKWATRGWTYQEGLLSRRRLFFTQHEVSFECGGILAREAITVPPILSKFSTRLRNTRNNRDRLQPSSWLFPLGGVTNMEEDDLGVHQRLSEYAPRQLTYELDALNAMLGVLQLYLSLPQPAYHLCGILIVPQTHRYDWSPGGPSVYVDVDPNTLAANLAGFVYGLLWTSRQPGTRRGGFPSWSWTGWTGTAKFEGPRRQWNSLVDVSIVEEGKKGLLSWGGYFGLGDWEKRYRFGHHHVLEVEGYVGYVTLREDTRYKWLDGFIAIMEVGDEWTDGDFVLTKRCDDEGGEGEFRKRLLRETWMAVVMTSNHVLVVEQQASGLWERMGVAEMWVGRWIGPQPDGGEGLERRRLLLG, encoded by the coding sequence ATGGAGATCGAAGGCGTAGACCCGAGCTACACGGACGAAGAGGGCCGGACAGCACTAATTGTTGCAGCAATGGTTGAAAACGAGAAGGCTGTGGATATTCTCCTAGAAGACCCGACACTGGATCCCAATCATCGAGACCAAACAGGGCGGACAGCACTGGCCTGGGCGGCACTGAGAAGCCATCGATCGATACTGGCAAGGCTGCTCGCGATGGAGAGCATTGATGCTGACATCGTGGATGTCAATGGGAAAACGCCTCTCCTAGAATTATGCACCGGCCTTGACAATTGGAATAGCGGAGCAGAAAGCGAAGCAGTTATTCGTCAGCTCCTTGCTTCTGGTCGAGTCAACATTAACGCAAGGGACAGCGAAGGGAGAACGGCCGTAATGATGGTGGCAAAAACTGCCACTGAAGCCCTTTTCCGGCTGTTTCTTTCTCAGCCAGGTATTGAACTTGAAGCGGAAGACGAGAACAGGGCAAATGTGTTGCTACACGCCGGCATTGGGGAAAactggagggtggtggaaatATTGCTGGAGCTGGGCCGGCTTGACTTGAACTGCAAAATATCAGATGAAGCGTCTCACGAATTACGTCTCCGCGGGCAAACAATCTTTAGCATGGCGATGGCACACGGGCCGGAACGTGTCAGGGAGAGGCTCTTCATGGAAAATGACATCGATGTCAACACCCAAGACAGAAATGGTAACACGTTGCTGAAGCTGGCAACAGAATATGGGCATGCGAGCATTGTTGACAGAATCCTCGGCATTGAGGGGGTGAATCCCAATATCACTGCTCATGCTGGAGAAACAGCCCTCATGGCCGCCATCAATGGCCTGTCCGAAGAAATGGCAGACACCTTGTTGAAACACAAGTCGATTGACCCAGAGAAACGCAATCCTGACGGACGGACGCCGCTTTCTTTGGCAGCGGAGCGAGGTTTGCTACAAACCGTCAGGCGGCTTCTCAGCTTTGACCAAGTCGACCCTGATTCCAGAGATAACGACGGTCGAAGCCCGCTGTCCTGGACTATCTCGCCATCTTGGAACCTAAGGCCTCAAGACACGGCGGCTAGTCGAAAAAAGGTGGCGCAAGAACTGCTCGAAACTGGCCGGGTCGATCTCAGTGCCGAGGATACCGAAGGATATACTCTGGTGGAACGAGCAATTAGTGATTTTCGTGGGGATGATATTCTGGAATTGCTTCTGGCCAGAGAAGACGTCAACCTCAATTGCGTGGACAAGCAGGGTCGGGACTTTCTTAAGATGGTTCTAGATCGAAGAGAGCCTGTTCTGTCACGGAAGATCTGTGGAATACTTGGTGTTTGCTATGAGGATCTTGAAATTCTCGACAATCCTCCTGTCACACACGCGTCAGAAGACACCTCGAGCGAAGGCGAGGACCGAGTGGTAATGGCAATGAAGTGGGGCAGGGGTCTGACTGGCTGTCGACTGGAGCTGGGAGTACAGCGCGAAGCTGACTATGATGGCGACCGCGTGGAGGAATGGAGTCTCTGCAAGAGATGCGATACTATCAACCTCGATGAGGCCTTTTCTCGACGATCGAGCTCATACTGGGGCAATCTGATCGCGAAGTTTGACGAGCCGCCATCAGAGAAAAGTCAGCAGTCATGTGGATTCTGCAGACTGATAGCCAGCGTGCACCCGGCCCCCTCTGCGGATTCCAATACGGCAGAAGAGCAGGACCAGTTCGAACTACGAGCGTTTTCTAGCCTCCTCATTTGGCTGTGCGAAGGCTCGGAAGACTTTTACTCGAATTTGCCAGAAGACTTGATCGACACCCTGTTCCTTGCAGTTGTCACCAGCAGCGGCATGAAATCTGATGGTTACCCTGATATGCAAAACATGAGCGACATCAACGGCTCAGAAACCTTTGAGCCCGTGATATGTTCGGGTTTTATAGCCCGCGTTGGCTCAAACTGCTCTTATAGAGGACGGGCTCTCTCAGTCAAACACGTGCCATTTAATGAGGTGGATTTCGGGCAGATCAAGAGCTGGATCGCAGATTGCACTGGGAACCATTCAGACGCTGTCTGCAACCCAACCCAGGTTCATGAAATCCCACACTTTCGGCTTATTCACTGCGCGACGAGGGATATCGTCCATATAGATacagcgccgccgccacaCACCGCCTTGAGTTACGTCTGGGGTGCCGTCCAAGATGGTCCGCAGAACCAGCATAGTCTTGCCGGCCTCAAAATGGAAACAGTCGTCGAGGATGCGATCAAGGTTACTCTCGCTCTAGGCTACGAGTATCTCTGGGTAGATCGGTATTGCGTTGACCAGACGCCCGGATCGGTCAAAGATGAGCAGCTACGGCACATGAACTTTGTATACCATGGCGCGGAGGTCACCATCATCGatgcagcaggagaagagtCATCCTTTGGCCTACCGGGTGTGAGCCAACGATTTCGAAAACGGCCGCCGGCGATAAAAGTGCAGGGATACATCCTGACTACCATCCCTCCTGAGCCGAGCCGTGAAATAAAGTCGTCTAAGTGGGCCACTCGGGGGTGGACCTATCAGGAGGGATTGCTTTCTCGGCGCCGTCTATTCTTTACGCAGCACGAGGTGTCATTTGAGTGCGGTGGCATACTTGCCAGAGAGGCCATCACCGTGCCCCCTATACTAAGCAAGTTCTCAACTCGGCTACGCAACACTCGAAACAATAGGGATCGCCTCCAGCCCAGCTCATGGCTCTTCCCCTTGGGTGGTGTCACCAACATGGAGGAAGACGACTTGGGGGTGCATCAACGACTATCGGAGTACGCACCACGGCAACTGACGTATGAGCTCGATGCTTTGAATGCGATGCTGGGGGTTCTTCAGTTGTATTTGTCGTTGCCGCAACCGGCTTATCACCTCTGTGGCATTCTTATTGTTCCACAGACGCATAGATATGACTGGTCTCCGGGTGGCCCGTCTGTGTACGTGGATGTTGACCCTAATACTCTGGCGGCGAATCTGGCGGGGTTTGTTTATGGTTTGCTGTGGACTAGTCGTCAGCCGGGGACACGACGGGGGGGGTTTCCTAGCTGGTCGTGGACTGGGTGGACGGGCACGGCAAAGTTTGAAGGGCCACGGCGTCAGTGGAATAGTTTGGTTGATGTGTCGAttgtggaagaggggaagaAAGGGCTGCTTTCGTGGGGGGGTTATTTTGGTCTTGGTGATTGGGAGAAGAGGTATCGGTTTGGGCATCATCATGTTTTGGAAGTGGAAGGTTATGTGGGGTATGTCACTTTGCGGGAGGATACGCGATATAAATGGTTGGATGGGTTTATTGCTATTatggaggttggtgatgagtggACGGATGGGGATTTTGTGTTGACCAAGagatgtgatgatgaggggggtgaaggggagtTTCGTaagaggttgctgagggagacgtggatggcggtggtgatgacgagcAATcatgttttggttgttgagCAACAGGCGAGTGGGCTCTGGGAAAGGATGGGGGTTGCGGAGATGTGGGTAGGTCGTTGGATTGGGCCTCAAccggatggtggggagggtttagagaggaggaggttgttgcttGGGTAG
- a CDS encoding hypothetical protein (COG:Z; EggNog:ENOG503NYVZ) — protein MGEAINYDDYIVAWMCFDELVETALLLMLDEEHGTIRSSRSKLKDVIQQFIFGRASELGVVVYFRHPNLSNDQFSMFDLKSRFPKLELVVIITIEDDLPDRVNEAVIRKGDVVVSNLSDDGSLEYLRGGPLDESLRRIDTQAELFGIYQNSSCEPGNPGPQVIIAPNTKGFGMSPFGDGTLQGLVWGIRHLPSLLIQGVTDNCKADDSLAYPATTVAACARQITTELFASKQLLPTLVPIVTCDL, from the coding sequence AGCCATTAATTATGACGACTACATAGTGGCATGGATGTGCTTCGATGAGCTCGTTGAGACAGCACTTCTGCTTATGCTCGACGAGGAGCATGGCACAATTCGAAGCTCGCGCTCAAAGCTTAAAGATGTTATCCAGCAGTTCATATTCGGCAGAGCATCCGAGCTCGGCGTTGTTGTTTACTTTCGGCACCCCAATCTAAGCAACGACCAGTTCTCTATGTTCGACTTGAAATCGCGGTTCCCGAAACTTGAACTGGTTGTTATTATCACCATCGAGGACGACTTACCTGACCGAGTCAATGAGGCAGTTATTCGTAAGGGAGATGTTGTGGTTAGCAACCTCTCTGACGATGGCAGTTTGGAATACTTGCGTGGAGGCCCATTGGATGAATCCCTTAGGAGAATCGACACTCAAGCTGAGCTGTTTGGTATCTATCAAAACTCAAGTTGCGAGCCGGGCAACCCTGGGCCGCAAGTCATTATCGCCCCTAACACTAAAGGCTTCGGGATGTCACCATTTGGGGATGGCACTCTTCAGGGGTTGGTGTGGGGGATTCGACACCTTCCCTCACTTCTAATTCAAGGCGTCACAGACAACTGCAAGGCCGACGACTCACTGGCTTATCCTGCGACCACAGTTGCAGCTTGTGCGAGGCAGATAACCACTGAGCTATTTGCCTCAAAACAACTGCTGCCAACGTTAGTTCCCATCGTCACCTGTGATCTGTGA